The sequence CAATAGGTATGGGTATGATAGGTGACACTTGCCTCAGCACTCGCTTTTCAAGCTACCTCAGTCTATTGTTGAAGCGCTTAGTTACTTACCTACgtaattacaattaaataattttacctaCGTACTTAATTAATGGCTCAACAAGTAGATGTTTCTGACAAGTGATTTTCTGAATTGGGTTCGAATTTAATACTGTTGGATCTGTTATGGTCATTTGGTGGAGGCTTTTCCGGATCAAGGCCGAGGGCGAAATTGTCGTAGCCTCGCGTGAGTGTGGGAGCGTCACTGTAGAACACTCCTCCAGCCATTTCGGACAGTCGGCGGCGACGTCGAGTGTCTTTGTCGTCAGCAACGCTCGGAGGACGCACGCTAGAGCTACGGCGTCGCTCCGAGCCAAGCCGAGTGGGCACCTTTAAAGCTCGCTATtgtaaatcaaaaatatttgattattaaAGGACACATACATAGGACAAGGTAAACTTTAATATAAGTGTGTTAAAAAAGTAAGAGGTATGAAAGGTTATTATGaaacattattattgtaaaatcaAAGAGATATAGGTATTCGAATGATGTATTAGTGATGATAAGGCAAGAGATTATGATAAAACAAGTAGGATTGTTCACAGTAACACATGTCCGTTGATTTTTCGTTAGTCCAATGGAATGTATCCTACCTTAAACCTCTTTGGCAGAGAGTTGAGTAGAGCAACAACCGGCGGAGATATCAGGTCAATGGGCACTTGTGCAGGATCGGTAGCTCCCGTCAACACGGACACGATGAGTCCCGCCACTAACGTAGCCGCGCATCCAAGACCCGAGTACCAAAGATATGACACACGGAACAGCCAAAATACTGCATCGTCATGGTTTTCACTGTAAACGTCATAAACACTAATGAAAAGAACACATCACCACAGACCTACATCACAAGTTTCAATGGGTTGTTTACAAATGTATGTCCAGTGGGTATAGGTATATCGCCTACCTACACCCACGTAGATAGGTAATACAATGTAGCtaagtaaggtttatttacCTGCAGACCAATGGTCTTTCGTTGTATGTGTCGTTCTAATTAGACTTTTTTTCTACATACACATGTTTCCTTGTAATCAGACGCTTTGAATAAACTAAGATTTAGAAGAAAATGATTCTTACTTAGGGTTGACAGTCACGTGTGTGGTCATATTGTAGGGAGCTACGCAGCTATCCGTGGAGCCAGGCAGACGCGGCATGGGCAGCTGAGCTAGCTGTGCACCACCTCCAGCTGCTACCACCAGCAGCAGCCCGAACACACCGCCAGCTACTGCCCCCTACATCGAACACGCATTTATATCATCAGCActttaaatataggtacctaatatcaaAATGTCGACTAGTTGACTAGCAATTTTCCGCGgtctcacccgcgtcccggaacAAATTCTTACTATGTCACCAAGAGATAGTATAAATGTTATGGCTCCCCAATCGAAATAACTTTTCAAGTCCCTTCAGTTGTTTTGGAGCCTGATCAAAAcaatcaaatattataaagattagTAGGAATTATTAGAAAGCTTAACGAGTAGGTAGGGTAGGTAGGCCTATTTAATCTTACCAGCAACCAGAGGTGGATAGTAACGTGGTAGAAACGGCTAAACAAAAGACGGCCAAATATAAGGTTCAAAATAACTAACCTTAGCATTAGCCCATGGGAAAAACATGCCCAGCGAAAATAATCCGAGCGCCACTCCGCCCGCCATTCCGTTAAAGGAGAGAGCCAGTTGTAACACGGGACCGAGGCGCTCAACTGCGAACACGAGCCCGAAGGATACCACGCCGCACGCCAGGCACACCCATCGAGCTATCTGATtgtttgaaacaaaataatcatataGGTACAAGAATTTTTCCACGTTAATAGGTACAAACTTTAGGGCTGCCCGTCCACGTTCCATGATTGGTGACTcattattgaagaaaaaaataagcttaCTACGCAATAGTGCAACGACCACGTAAAACAAAAGGGGTCTTTCAGAAAATCCTAGATACTTAGTACCTACTTTCAAAATTCGGCCCGATTATCGGTCCAACAAAAATTCTAACGTGGGTTGGCAGCCTTAATAACAGCTAAGCATCAAAATTGCTTGACTTACTGCTGCTCCTCTATGTTCTGGCAGCGTAATCCCAAGGAGTCCCGTGGCCAGGTCTTGACATAGTATAGCAGCCAATGAGTTCAACGCCGAAGCTACAGTTCTGCAACCAGGATAGTAACATTGACATAGTTTAATCTATTATTGATTGATAATATTAGAATTTAAATAGTTAAGTTAGAATATTACGATAAACGAGGATGTAAGTAAAATATAGGTAGCTATCTACATGCAGGAGTAGTGGTACGAATCTCGTACGAGAAGCTAAGTGTCAATTACAagcaaataaattagtttttcagTTCGCGTATGGTTCTCTCAAATTAAAACCAGAATAGTCCAGTCGGAATACCAATATCCTAACTGGACttttctagttttattttagcTCTCTTATATGGTTGCTATCTGCGTCAGTTCTCAGGATGCTACCGTGCGTTTCGGAGTGTTAATTTTGGCTAATACGCTTAAGTTAATTTTTGCATTAATTTGTTTAGTGCTAGTGActtaattaattaggtaaaaGTGCCAATTTTGAGTTATTGATGTTCACTTTACCCAAGGCTGGCTGCAAAAATCCCAGCGACGAAGAAACCAGGAATCCCCCGGGAGCCTCCCAACTGCTTCACCACGTACAGTGGTAAAAGGCGATCTGATGCGTTGATCACTCCAGCCTAAGGTAAAAAATTTATCTATCGTTTTATTCGTAAAAATGCGTAGTAATATCTGTGGTAATATGTAGACATAGGTCATTAGGGCACCTTCTTACTAAGAAAAGCTTTCTCAGGATGAACCATGAAATGTTGTTATGGCAATAAGGGCCTTGTGTTGGGTTTCACCATACATTTAGataaatagtaattttatgCAAGAGTCGTTTGATGATACCGATATTACGTGTATATTGGGTAGGTTGTGTATCGATTCGGATTTCACGACACAATGGATTTTCTTCATAGAAAATTATCGTAGGCATTCTTAATATGTAGGTGAAGGTAGTTGTTTCGACAGTAAACGACTTTGGACTAAATTATAGTAGAATTGTAACGTTGAATTATTTATCCAGCTACGTGTTTACCTGAATCGGATCACAGTCTGCATAGTGGACGGCTAGGACAGCACCAGTGATGAAATTCACTGAGTAGATGGCGATGAGGCCAATGGCTGATACCCAAAGTGCTACTCTGACTTGCGATATGCGCTCAACTGACAGATACTTCTGAACTGACGCTTGGTTCGCGCAGAACATGCTGACCCAGTACATGGTGCCTCCGATTACCACTGACCAAAACGAATGTCGCACTGTTGGGTCGGGGTTCATGCTAGAAATTATAAAGTAGGTTAGACTTGATAGATCTGTTGGTCGTTGCAGCAAAAATAACAGATCTCTTAGATTCACGCCCTTTGTTTGTGAGGTGAACGTTCTTTGGCTACGCACATCGTTGGTTTTTGAAGTcacctacttacataatatattaggAGGTAATACCCTACGTATGTACCACAATGTTAAATAGCTACCAGCTATGAACCTATTTACGAGGTGTTTAGTTAAAACAAGATACTTTTGCCGAATGTTAAGTAGGCAATGGTACAATGCTCTTCTTTACGTTTGGTAAGAAGTACCTGATCAGAGTGTAAATTTTGTTTCTTTAGTTGGTACTCATAAGGAATTTGTCATGTAAAATGCCTACATATTTGAATAGGAGTGGTTGCCTTATGTCTTATTGTGATTCCTTCGTCCTTCGGAAGCACGTGGATTAGTATTAGTATCGTAACTAATTGGAATTATTGATAACAATTATTCTAAATAACTGCTAATAAGACATCTTAAAGACGCGTCAAACTCACTCGAAGAAGTGAAGCCGGTGTGTTCGCCAAGCATGCTCCCATACCACATCAAATCCTCCGACTTGTGTTGAAGACATCGCTAGGACCGCGGCCAGAGACCCAACGAGGACGGCCGATTGAAAAGAGTCCGTCATTATGACTGCTTTCATTCCACCCTGCACAACAAAGACAATAATGAGTTGTCTGTGGAACTAGCTTCCTAGGCACAACAAGGAAAACcgggtaggtaggtatataatagtGCTTATATAACAACTTTCTGAGTAACCTATGTCGTCGGTCTATCCGAACTTAAGTATGTTCCCTCCGGAGTTCTTACGTACcaggccgcagtaactctttcgaacaatcacgCAGCCCCGTCATTGTTTTATCCTGGGGCTCATTTATCCAAATTGTACAAATTTTATTGATGGAGACTTTCTTCTAAATATGAAAGGAGCGTATTGATGACAAGTGGAAATGaagaaattgatttttaaattcagttttattGTGCAGTTTGGATACCATACAATACCAACCTGAGTAGCGTAGAAGATGCATACCACGTACACCAGTGAAACGGCCAAATAAGTATTCAGTCCGGtaactgtaatttttattttaaaaaatcttaatatgacaatatattttaataaaggcACGTCAGCTACAAAATTTCATTGGCATAATCAAAGTTACAGAGTACCCTAACTCTTAAAATTTCCCACAAGTAAACAGAATAGGATGACCTGGACATGGGAAAATAACTTTGCATCAAAGAATATAGTTTCAGGTATTGCCTAATCCTGATTTTGTTTAAAGACTTATGTCTATTCAAGTGCTGTACTGTATATTCAAGTTTACTAAGTTTAATAGTTGATACACTGGTGACTAGAATTATGTATCTAAATGCTATGGAAAGTTGCATACAGCTTTAATGGCCGAACATAATGACATACCAAGGTGTTCCATCATTTATGTGGAACTGGAGAACGTCTTATTTTTCTGCAAAAAGCCCTTAACCTTTTCCCttcttaaatattgttttacttattGGAGATAGTTATCTCATTTTTTCATAAGACGGTTGAACTTTTGAGTCGCCTCATTCATCCCAATTCCATCTACCTACATAGACAGGTGCAAGTGCAATGATATAATTAATTGGGCGGGTACTGTATTTAAGAAGATATTTGTAAACCTCTTCGTTCGTTTCTTTTCAGAACGAAAGGTACCTACGGTTTTATTTATCGGTTCTATCTGAATACGCAATGGCGGCACGAAACGTTTGACACCAATCACCAAAACTGAAATGATGGCCACTATTGATTCATTATAAATCATTACCGATACCTTACATGACTTAATGGACGCGTTATGTAATTTGTGCAATAATAACCGACGGCATGCGGACTTAAGTGCATAGATGTCATCGATGCACCATACCGAGCCTTAGCTGGCAACGGCTGTAAAGTTTGTGTTGACTCCCTGTTATATATTACAGGTATAAATACTCTTACCAATAAAGTCATAGTaataaaagaacaataaaattttGCAACCCAATAACACACAGTACAGACGCTGAATACTTATGTGAATATTTTCTTTCGTAACTTTACCAATCGAAGGctaagtaaaaatattcaaatacctatacaaataattctcaCTTTATTGCCCATCATTTACATTTTCAAAACCTAAGTAGACATGAGTTATTTAAAGTCAATTTTCTTTATTGggaaacatatttatattaatcatTGGAAAATGGTAAGCTACAATTTTCTGCATTTTTGTATGCCACTGATTTAATGCTAATGTGCCGTTTTAATCTacgtaagtaagtacctacttattgtctGAAATAAACCAATACATGTGACATGACAAGGCTTTCATCTATTATCCGCGCTGTTGcagttataataatatgaaaactgCAGTTCCAGGACAATGATGCCTTGCACTTCGtctgttatttattaaacaaaacaaattgaataaaaaatgttcaaaatcaatatttcggtggtttgtttatttacccGACAAGGTTTAATGAATGACATTTGCTATGCTGTAGATGCAACTTTTATACAAACATTACTTTCACTGCACTCGCAACCGTCTAGATATCAATATGCGCAATATGGATGATCTTGGAATATTATTcacataagtacctaatgacCTTTTCTagctttattttgaaattattatgtagaaattaaataatcaCATTTGTTGAACATTTTACCAGGTCAGCTAATTTCCAATTCAAAttacttagttttattttgttagacaaAGATCTAATGAagcaataaaactatttttttaattttagcatTCTTTGGGTCAAATGATAACCTGTGTTCTAAAAGCATTGTAGTTTAAAATAAGGTTACACAATAGACTCTTAAAACAGTTCtctaatttctaaaatatttgacgGACTAGACGTTGTTCAAGCATGTAAGTACCTAGTTGCTGAGTTCCTAGTAGATTCAAGTCCTATGGCATAAAGCATAATCTTTTTGTTGTATATCAATGATGTCGGTCTATAAAGCTATCCTTGAGAGATTGATGGTaatcttacattgtttgtttatttagttgaaagaaaagtttaagaataagtacctacctacatggcTTAACTATTTTATAGACCGTACACTAGTATTTCAAAGTTAATTTGCTAGTATACAGGCACCTTAGCGTGTTTAGGGGATGTGATGCAATAGAATGCTGTCGCGCCGTTTGAacgttatttgaattttaattctaaTGTTGATTTTCGGCAGTATTGCATACTTTGTAGTACCACTTGAGAAATAATAAGTAGGCAAAGTTACCGAATCAATAATCGTAACATTACTAGCGATCGTTAttactaaacaaaaataacattttgctGACGTAAGTTTCTATGTAACAACGTAAATCAGGGATTTAGTACGGAGCGGTTTTGGGTTTGGAAAAAAAGCTCCAAAAGCATCCATTTAGACTGAACACCACAAGATTTTTCCACACAATAACTATGCTCTAAACGAAGCAAACATTTCTtgactattttaattaaatattaccaaAACAACGTTACGCAATAAAAACTAGTTGATCGTTTCTTATATAGTGTTCATCAGCACTTATCTTTTATAGGCTAAGCCTAAGCGTATTTCAGGCAGAAGAGCTTCAAAATGGTAAGTTGTAGAAAAATGAGACCAGcccaaaatacatataattctTACTTGCTGCTTGCTTGGTCAAGCATAAAGTGTCTATACTATAAATTACAAGCAAATAACAAttcttatattttgttttaatcgtTGGTGGCTTAGTTAAATGCcagataaataagtatttaactAACTAAAGAATGTCGACTTCCATAAGGtaaaagttttcaataaaataaatcctctctaataaataattagatttttacatttttaagtaggtaggtaatgcaTCCCGTCACCTAGGTAAACAATTGAATCTGCAAGTGGCTTATATCTAATCACGTAATGGTataatttcattcatttaagttttattatgttACACGTTACAAAAGCTGTAGATAATTGCGACTATTACATGTCAGAATTTTTTGAGCTAATTGGGTACAACGATATATACGTTGTTTTGAAGTTTATATAATAACGaggctattatttttttgaggtttttttttgtacataaaatatgaacGGACAGCTCACAATGGAAAACAATAGAATGATTCATCTTGTATTTCACACCTTTTTCAACAGATAAGTTGTGCCTTAAATGTAGGTTAGCGTTAAATACACTAACAGTCCAAATTAAAAATTTGCAACAATtaatatattacaataaattcaTCCTTGCTACTTGTCATACACTTACCATCGGACAATGCCAGCGCAGGGGCATACACCGCAACAGCCGTGTATAGTATCATCTGCATTAAATACAATGCACTGGCATACACGCGGATAGACTTGCAGAAACGCACTTCCTGAGAACAAATTGATGAAGTGCCATCAATTACAATTAGGTGGACATGTGTAGCGTGTGATTCAGTTGAACTTCATTCAACCAGCTGTCTATGTGGTAAATGATGATACCTACTAAAAGTGGACGTTTATTTTTGTCAAGTTAAGATGGTGCAGAGGATTTTTCTGTAaggaattatattttaaagaacAAATTATTCTCAATACATTGCACTTTCATTGTTGCAGCATGCATTGTGTTGTCTCGTACGAGTGAATAAGTAACATACCAAATATTCGTAACATGACGTCAGCCGGAGTCTCATAAACACTGGCAGGTACAGCTGGCTCGCGATTGGCACCACCAGCACAAACGCGACACAAATCATCCAAAACTGTGCACCTGCCATATACATCTCCGCTGGGTTTCCTAACAGCTCAATGGCTGTGATGAAACTGAAAACAGTCACATGATCATAAACAAGATCCGAATAAAGAAAATTCATAAATGAATATGCAATCAAAGAGGTCAGCTCACCTTGCCGCAAGGCTTAATGCCATAGGAAATGTGCCCATCGATGATCCACCAAGCAGGAAATCGTCACCGGTTGTTTGCTTCTCCCCAAAATACCCGTAAAATACACCAATCAGGCACGAAATGAGTAGCATAGCGGCTAGCACGCTGTAGTCTTCCCAGTGGAACAACACTTCGGTCACACTTTCATTTTGTGCTAAAACTAAATCTATTTTCTTGGTCCTGGTTATATTCAGTGATGCTGATGTCACTGGTATCGAACTTGTACACCAACATAGTGCAAGTAATATTGTCTGAAAGAAAACAACGCAATCATTCAAGTTCAATGTTTCATGTCAATGAAAAGAGAATTGTGTAAACTAAATGTTCTGCCTGTGTAGGTGAGTGTAACGTTTACAGATGACTCTAGAACTGTTGTCGTAATATCGTGCTGTAATTATACCCTAAATAGAATTGTGTACTACAGAGTTGCTTGCTTTTGTTCACGAGTTTCTAGTTCATTATAGTTTCTAGTTTATCAAACTCGAAATATTTAGTATAAAAAGATTTGATAAATCTACGTAGTGCTGCCTATCTAACCGACATAACCATTTTGAATGTATCTAATTTTCTTCTTAGTTTATGgacaaaattttattataatatgtaacgTATATTACATACTTTATCAATCATATGTATTTAAGAAGTTAAAATTCAAACGGCATTAACTGTATgatcaatcaatcaatattcATACGTCGATTTGTGAACCAAGCAAGTATCCAACCAGTATCTACATATGTTCgcaacttatttaatttaagtaaattaattaagtaaatccatttattattttcttacagtGGCCAATTACTCGTATAAACAAGCCATAAAAGAGGTTACAGCAGTCATGTGCAGTGAAAGGTCTCTAGTCCGCCATTAGGTACAAGCAAATCGTTAGCCCAATTTCTCCGgcttatacatacatacctacataacataATATTGATGTAATTTGATGTAACATAAAAACTTTGCAGGTCAAACATTCTTTATATGCCCCTTTGTGGTCGCAGTGCGACTGCCGTGTACAGTCTCAAGTTTGATTCCTGAGTTGGGGCGAAATCGCTGTGTGGGTTATAGAAAAAATCATAACACAGCTCCGGGTCTGCAAGTTAGCGCTGTAGGGGGGTATATCTACCCCCCGTGCTTGGCAGGGAATGTTAAGCCTTCCCGGGATATGGGAGCACTCTGAAACTACAGCTTGTTAGATGACGACCTACAGCTCACTCGAAAATTGACaacaactgaaaactttaatatgAGACAAGTAATCAACCACCAAGCGGTTTAGCATTCAGCAAAGTTGTATACGATTGTTATCTGACCACAGATTACTAATAGTTTGACCCTAAATTAACGCTGTAACAGAACATTATGATGTTAAGTTTGCGAAATAAAAAGATAAGCATTTAATTACTATGATTCAATATGTTCTGTGGTTGTGAAACAACACGGGGCGTAGAACGTTAGAAATTAACTTAGTGGTTTAGTTACGTTGGGCCGCGATGATGTTGCTGTTGCGTTTTGCTTGTAATTTTTTCGCACGTCTCTAGTATAGAAGACATACATTTTTTAATGACTTATGCCTCGAacccaggcccgccgctagctgtttgttcgcccgcgtgcaaaaccgattatgccgccctacgactacatattatactgggttttgtcaaaaaatatataaggggtggggtccagggggaccggacccccccgcccattcatatccattttacttgtccaacagaaaaaaatatgtacatgcaccgctctgattgcaaaaaacgcacttccttttggatacataaatattgcaataagtacataacatattacacataactttttatttacttgaaatgctctaagtcttagagtaacctaagaagtcctgggttagcccataagcagactaagcaattgcttagggcatcaatacagtgcaatcattacccaagtggcccctatgtattgaaagattgtgattaatgggtaggtaccacaagcgcggatccagccctcaaaaaaggttgtggtcacagctactagaaaatcggaactagaagcggctactagaaaagtaaaagtcggagcatgaacatgctcatttaaaattatgcaagtcgtttataaccttttgaatgaaatcttttccttttttctgagcatcaggactttggcattaggaatgaaaataaacttaggaggaagttggacccgataaaaaaaaatagtttcgatccaaacctatttcaatcaataacttctagtagccagtaagccaatatagggagggtttgacgcatttggtgcacttctcaactaccagtggcggcatagcatcgggtggcaccccgggctgctacctattgagcaccccaaaaaaaaaaacgacaaaataaaattacgaaccaatctaataatgctaaaaaaaactttttttttttttatatatctaaactcatattatgctcactatcagttccgtctctagcttatgtaccgggtgcaatcattactaaagcacccctatgtatggaaagattgtgagtagttttgttttttgcgcgagcgtagcaagccggaacattttttagatttcgtcgtagttaccaagttataaaaccaaaagcaaagacgtggtataaaaccgtataaatttgcgcgagcgtagcgagcgcaaaattttggagtcttgggacacgaaaccacagaaacaagtaaaaaaaagccactgctaagtgaagaaaccgcgagcgtagcgagcgcgagattttttgagttttggtactgttttgtacaaaaaaatgtaaaatagtgactattgtaaataataataattttattgtaatagacagctgtgttgctgggaagtttgttttgttcttcaccgcttcttgttaaccagaaagtcctgaaagagggcgttatgggggtgctatccttttctactttcaattttaacttaaactaatctaacgttttcgacattggacttaaaccaccgcaaagtgaaaaagccgcgagcgtagcgagcgcgaatttttttgagttttgggacacaaaagtacctcaaaaactaaagctgtaagaaaaaaaatatggtgatctcgaattagtaaacaacagtcataaaattaaatgcaccaaaaaaaagtattattttgttccctagtgttatcatcagcctatcgatttaaaaaaaccgtaaaagtgtgatgtcacaagtctaggtaataaggttgtgggcatgcccatcgtgcccacaacggtggatccgcccttgaggtaccaacataatgtatatcaaagtgcttagaacagattatgggtaacttaaactaacgaaattaaatatctatagcaatgtttaatttcagtaaaatatgttattaatggtttttggtgggtttcccgttgaaaaagtcgacgcatgagacacatttcatatgtaaggaagcgcgagcgaagcgagcgcgaaatttttttagtctaaggacacaaaacaaataaaaaccactgtaaattaacaaagcaaagtcaaaaagtaagatatgcacataAATTAAGTGCTAATGTACATGACGCCGCGCGCgacgcgagcgcgattttttccttagagttttcatgaagtaaacatatcataaaaagccaaagtgaacaaaaagctataacggacgtgcgcgaaaaatgatttttcggaatagaatgcctcaacaattaaacaaagataaattgcgatcagtgccggttttaactctaccagcgccctgggcgagatttctacggcgcccttcaactgcaattcaaacccatacgaaaaacagaggtgtgtgtagttaccgattgcgcgagcgaagcgagcgcgaatatttttttttatagttaacaagtcgaagcaaaaattacgtaaaatgtagcccaatcgtacataagttattgctggttggtgaatgcaaaaacaccggaacatgtcttatgattgcgcgagcgaagcgagcgcgaatttttttgttatattttagaactcaaaacaaaaattacttaaaattttgcccaaacgtacataactctttgttggtgttggcgcctatgtattatatttttgggacttaaagtagtaccgtaaataagaaagttcatatggaaactagaagttactttcttattaataaaagaactcaaa is a genomic window of Helicoverpa zea isolate HzStark_Cry1AcR chromosome 6, ilHelZeax1.1, whole genome shotgun sequence containing:
- the LOC124631104 gene encoding sodium-coupled monocarboxylate transporter 1 isoform X2 produces the protein MLLISCLIGVFYGYFGEKQTTGDDFLLGGSSMGTFPMALSLAASFITAIELLGNPAEMYMAGAQFWMICVAFVLVVPIASQLYLPVFMRLRLTSCYEYLEVRFCKSIRVYASALYLMQMILYTAVAVYAPALALSDVTGLNTYLAVSLVYVVCIFYATQGGMKAVIMTDSFQSAVLVGSLAAVLAMSSTQVGGFDVVWEHAWRTHRLHFFDMNPDPTVRHSFWSVVIGGTMYWVSMFCANQASVQKYLSVERISQVRVALWVSAIGLIAIYSVNFITGAVLAVHYADCDPIQAGVINASDRLLPLYVVKQLGGSRGIPGFFVAGIFAASLGTVASALNSLAAILCQDLATGLLGITLPEHRGAAIARWVCLACGVVSFGLVFAVERLGPVLQLALSFNGMAGGVALGLFSLGMFFPWANAKGAVAGGVFGLLLVVAAGGGAQLAQLPMPRLPGSTDSCVAPYNMTTHVTVNPNENHDDAVFWLFRVSYLWYSGLGCAATLVAGLIVSVLTGATDPAQVPIDLISPPVVALLNSLPKRFKRALKVPTRLGSERRRSSSVRPPSVADDKDTRRRRRLSEMAGGVFYSDAPTLTRGYDNFALGLDPEKPPPNDHNRSNSIKFEPNSENHLSETSTC
- the LOC124631104 gene encoding sodium-coupled monocarboxylate transporter 1 isoform X1; amino-acid sequence: MAIYSPHVRLRLRIAVLSETILLALCWCTSSIPVTSASLNITRTKKIDLVLAQNESVTEVLFHWEDYSVLAAMLLISCLIGVFYGYFGEKQTTGDDFLLGGSSMGTFPMALSLAASFITAIELLGNPAEMYMAGAQFWMICVAFVLVVPIASQLYLPVFMRLRLTSCYEYLEVRFCKSIRVYASALYLMQMILYTAVAVYAPALALSDVTGLNTYLAVSLVYVVCIFYATQGGMKAVIMTDSFQSAVLVGSLAAVLAMSSTQVGGFDVVWEHAWRTHRLHFFDMNPDPTVRHSFWSVVIGGTMYWVSMFCANQASVQKYLSVERISQVRVALWVSAIGLIAIYSVNFITGAVLAVHYADCDPIQAGVINASDRLLPLYVVKQLGGSRGIPGFFVAGIFAASLGTVASALNSLAAILCQDLATGLLGITLPEHRGAAIARWVCLACGVVSFGLVFAVERLGPVLQLALSFNGMAGGVALGLFSLGMFFPWANAKGAVAGGVFGLLLVVAAGGGAQLAQLPMPRLPGSTDSCVAPYNMTTHVTVNPNENHDDAVFWLFRVSYLWYSGLGCAATLVAGLIVSVLTGATDPAQVPIDLISPPVVALLNSLPKRFKRALKVPTRLGSERRRSSSVRPPSVADDKDTRRRRRLSEMAGGVFYSDAPTLTRGYDNFALGLDPEKPPPNDHNRSNSIKFEPNSENHLSETSTC